A region of the Cannabis sativa cultivar Pink pepper isolate KNU-18-1 chromosome 3, ASM2916894v1, whole genome shotgun sequence genome:
ggtaagtttatgatatcttatccaagatcaatatcggtcccttctaatgtatactccatacatccgatactggtaaactttgccaatgttctggaaattacataacacttattcaaggTGTAAGTCTACCttattgctgattatcatgccagtctaaattaagtgaactgacaaatcatgggaatcaaacttttaaacatataatcatgattatattctactgtactgacgatactataatcatgaataaatatatacatatttatatattttctggacttaatagaatttatacattaaatttaatcatgaaataaataatgtgaaccatgcaacataaaataaatttttgatcttatattaattagtaaatcaaattatattgaaatagattttatttaaggcacaaaatccaacatcCACTTCCCACCACCCAGAAAGAACATGGAGAACTTTGTCActgtaattttattttgatccTGTGATCATCAACCACatttcaatttttatgataGGTTAATTAATTAGTAGTTACGACATGGAAGAGatacaattaatttatatataaatgggtTGGGTCCCGTCCCTTCTTCTCTAACATGTGacacatatatatgtatgaaataCTTCTtgatgggtattacccattaatgggtaataaataaatttaactataaatattaattttaaaaatattaaaccattagattTTAATCGGATagcgaataataaaagagaaatttgaatttctatgcttaatttagctaccttattaaagaaaatataaaaatatatctctttttacactatattaaaaatatgtttatatgaaaaaatatttaagtcaaattcaatttttttttatcacttttttgctaattttattttaagttttttttttctgctgatAGACCAATCCCAAttcatataatgtaaaaatgagaaatctttttaattaaatagaaaaattaatcataaaaactcaaaaaattttaatattactcattcatgggtaatacccattacgAGTGCAcccatacatatataaaattgaTTTTACCTTCTTTTAAGTGAAAGAAAATATTTGTTTGTCAAAAGGGAGTCACTGAAGTCTGAGTCAGATGATCGATCATGTAGAGCTAGCATGAGAGTCTTATATACATCtcttatcatttttattttctatctcGAATCTCCTTAATTTCATTAATTCTTCTGTAAACTCAATATAAGAACCTATATAATATCTAGCTAGATATTTATAATTCTATAGTTAACACATTGTACCTAGGAGAAGAATTGAtaaggtatatatataaaattgattTTACCTTCTTTTAAGTGAAAGAAAACATCTATTTGTCGAAAGAAAATCACTGAAGTCTGAGTCAGATGATCGATTATATAGAGCTAGCATGAGAGTCTTATATATAACacttatcatttttattttctgtcTCAAATCTCCTTAATTTCATTGATTCTTCTGTAAACTCAATATAAGAACCTATATTACAGCTAGctagatatataattttatagctAGCTAGGCAATCATATAGTTAACACatataattatgtatataaaatTGATTTTACCTTCTTTTAAGTGAAAGAAAATATCTATTTGTCAAAAGGGAGTCATTGAAGTCTGAGTCAAATGATCGATCATGTAGAGCTAGCATGAGAGTCTTATATATAACtcttatcatttttattttctgtcTCAAATCTCCTTAATTTCATTAATTCTTCTATAAACTTAATATAAAAACCTATATTATAGCTAGCtagatatatataattctatAGTTAGCTACGGAAGAGAAACaatataaacaataaattaattaaatatcattgattatttataattaatataatattgaatttttttaacatatatagtttaattttttttttgcagaaaGCATACTATTGAATTGAAGTTAAAATcatattgaaaaatatcaaccataatttttattacatgtcatgtGATTGATGTAATACGGAACTTATGTTCTACAACAACAAGGAAGAAACAGATTGTGAGAATCCAAATTGCGAAAAAAAAATGTCTTCCTAAACCACGGTAAacacattatatataaattgacATTTGAACTTAATTGACATTCATACCAACCCTTATATATTCTGTATGAATTATTAGTGCAAGGGCATATGTACAACTCGACGATGGTACCGAATTGCTAGATGCTGTGATGTTTGGAGATGttgtagaaaatatattttcatgTACCGCAGTTCAATTGAAGTCATATTCGGATGAGGTAAATAtgaaaagataaatatataaaatttatacattttcataaataaaagtataatgaatcttatcttaatcatcataaaaataatattaataattatttttacagAAATATAGGTTTTTTGTCCAAAAAACTACGAAGAAATTATCGGCCAAAAAATAATGAATTCGGTTGTATGTAGATCCAGAACGAACGATGAGTCCAAAGTACAATCAATTCACCATTCAAACAGCTGAGCCGATGGAAGATAGGAAGAAGTTTcactatacttttttttagtttttctaatAAATTTCTATATTAAgactttatttaataattttttcttctattttaagaTCGCACATCTTTAATTTTCATTACACAATGCTTACTTtaaattttacaaaacacataTATTGTTCCTCTAAATTTTctataagtaaataataaatattattttcatatattgTTATGACttatatatacacaattatattttactaaCCATATATAATAACACATATGTTactttaataaaacaaatcattcACATAATCATACCTTTAGTGCCTCGACAGGTAACTTCTACCtagtataatatataaataacaaagaaaaagaagagaaaaagttaaagggttcttgaaattatttcagtctaatgagtatatatataaatttatatttagtgtatcacgattttgaaataattcaagaattttaacaaaaaaaatatttaccgtGGGTAGAGACTAGTGCTAATGCTAATAATgtgttataaaattaatatgaataatataaaatagataagaagaaaagaagaagaataagagaaaaagagaaactaaatgaaaatttcttaatagtttattttaatGGAGTGAACtcttatatatacaaaaatatgattaaaataataaaaaaaattaaataaatgaaataaaagaaatataacaagcatttataataataataataataataataataataattaatattagatatccataataatattttataacataagtagttttcaatattttcatttatatattacTTCTATCTATTTGGAAGATTAGATGAGACAGACTAGTATATTTATAAAACACTCTGGAGAAAGTAAAGgagtttattatatttatttcaacagaaaatttattattcattaatGGCTGAAAATCAAGTTCACAACTCAGAGATATTAGCAtatcaattaaatatatatacgatTGTTTGATACTTTATTGTTTCTCTTACTCTTTAGTCTTTATTCTCTCCTTTCCAAGaaatttcctttttctttctttcctgTCATTATTATAGTTTTTCTTGTGTAGCCAGAAAAGTATACAATATCACAATGTTTTCTAATGGAAAAGTTGAAAATAGAATTAACAAACCTATTGCTTGAGTAAGCTATATGCACCTAAAGTCATTAATTCGTACGTGTTAATGTCTATGCTAAAAGAAAAGCATATACCCTTTCAGAAAAGCAATCTAATTGAAGCAATTTCTCACCATtagttataatatttatttcattTCCTTGCAAGAAACGAGATAATTTTAATGCTTTCCATAAACAACAAACTTTAACCATCATTTAAAATAACTGATGTTCAGGTTGAAGTTCAAATTTTGATGAGTTGGTTGTATTGTTATTTCTTCAAAATTCATCTCCCTCATTTGATTTTGCTCATGCAATTTTCTCTTGTATGTGCAGATTTATTGGTCACTTATTTAAGGGTGGTTGCTGAGTTTGCTGTACAAAACTTCATATTTGGTCTTCAGATATATAAGATTTATATCCCACTTACACATGTAAGCTGGTAAGCATCTGATTTATCATACTTCATGTTGGTTTAATCTCAAACCATGGCTCTGCAAATTTGTGGAAGAGTGGGGATGGTTGTAATttggctctctctctcttaccaTTTTACTTTGACATTGTAAAGAATTCTTTAGAATAGTCTCACATAGAAATCCCTTATAGTGCTTctgatgattaattaaatgacTGTACTAGTACTCTTGTACTAGCTTTTGTCAGTATGATATAAGCATTGGTCTACATCTTCTCACCTTATTTATGCcaatgttttttttcttcttatctgATTTAAGATTTGTATTACATGCAACAAACAGATGTTTAATCCATGTGCAGCCAGCCTACTATTTCTTACAGTCCTGATTACAAAACTTTCAAATTCAATGCCAAAAATGAGGGTATGAGGGAAGCTAAGGCAGTTGACAAAAAGGGTCTGGTGGAGCACGATATCTGTGATGTGAGGAGTGAAGATTGTGGACTGACTCATAATCCACCACCAGATGAAAAGGAGAATGGAAATGTAACCAGTAAGGCATTGGAAGTTACTCAAGACAATCTCAATGGGAACCACAAGGGACAGCATACTTGTGCTCCTAACAACTCGGAGGATAGCAAAAGAAGAAAGAGTCAGCTTACAAGAAAAGGTTCTATGGAGTGTGAGTTACCTGAACTGGTTGTTTTCTTTCAAGAGAGCAGTTACAATTTCGTGAAGGACATGAGTATGGACAAGAAATTTCCTTGTAAGGAAAAGTGTTTGGTTGACTCTTGCGTACATGAATCTGATGCTGACAGACAAAGCAAACCAGTTGAACAAACAATGGAACCGCTTTCATCATTCATTTTGAAAGCATCAAAACCTACTGACCAAGAAAAGGATCATGGTGATGATGGAACAAAGCAGCTTGGTTTTACAAACTTGGTGACAGAAGATTTAGATTCTAGTGCAAGTGATGGGATCTCATTTCGTAAAGCAACGAAGGAAATTATACCTGAATCGCAACTTGTGGTTCAAAAGGTGAGACGTTACttacttttattttgtttcaGTATCTAAACGTTACAAAAAAACGAAAAAGAATTATGATTCTATGATTCTAAAACTGGGAAGAGCTTCTTGAATAACATAAGATCAATTAAATTTAAGTGATGGGTTATGAAAAGTTATCCAAAAAAATCAGCTAGCTGTGTTACTTTTGAAGAAATAACTTGCATTTGAGCCAAATGCAAAGTCCAAACATGTAGTACTATGTCATCTGGTTTTGCATTTTCTTGTTTGGTCTAGTTTATAATGCATTTAAAATCATGATACCCTCTCATTCTGCGAGCGTGCATAGGTTCAAAAGTCAGCTTTGACAATTGACAACAACAAAAACAAGGACACTAGCCAAACAAGCAGTGTCACCATCCTTAAAGAGGTGAAGAGTGGAAAGAGCTCTTGTGGTAGTGATTTAGCCACAACCAGTGGAACAGAGGAGCCACCACTTGGTGCAGTTTGTCATCAGCAGCTTGCTGAAACAGGACACACCACCAGACGCCATGAAAATGAAATCTCACAAAGCTTCACTGAACAAGGTCAATCTCACCAAAAGTACTGCAATGAAGAGCCAACTCATCCTTCAGGCCGCATGTCGCACCAAGTTTCTGCATCACCAAGCTTCCGAAGCACTTCTCATCGCTCAAACAGCAGCACTACTAGTTCACGCTCTTTCGCTTTCCCTATGTAATTAAAATCTCATTCAACTCTAGTTCTtacaaattttataatatgtttaatttttacttCATCAATTTACATCGGGTTTTGTGGGAATTGTTGACTTAGTAAAGCACATTTTTGGTTTATGACATAAGCAGATTGGCAGCAGAATGGCATGGAAGCCCAGAACAAATGGTAAAACCTGAAAAGAGACCATTGAAAAAGCGCCAAGGGAAGTGTTGCAGCATTCTCTGCTGTAAATTCTGAAATTGTTTGTgtatatacttatttttttgGACTTGCTAGTAGTTTCTTTATTcgtatataattgattattttgtttcttttgGTCACATTTGTCCTGGTTAAGGCCTTTTAATGAATAAATGTTCTGATGCAAATCATGTCATTACTGGTAGCATTTGTAGCCAATCCAAATTAAACACTCGTAACACCAgtctttgtttattaatatatatacttttaaggAGATTGTATACATGCattccaaaaagaaaaaaaaacagagagatTGTAtacatacaaaaaataaaatataaaatagagtaattataaatagaaagaactttttttttttttgaaattaaactctTATTAACAATAATCAGAGTTTAATACATCAATCGAAAATGATAAAAACTATCAATCCAAGCTCGTTCACAATCCACCCTAAGTGCATGCACAACTAATTCATGAGCGGAGACATGAACTAGGGATGCCTCAGGAAAACTGGAAAGTAAACTAGCCAAATCAGCTAAGAAAGTGTCCAAATCATTACATCAAACGAAATGCTTAGAAAAAGCTGAGAtcaaaactaaacaattaaacCCTAGAAATGAATAGAAAGCTCCAACAAATAAGAGAGACCAATCTAGCCATTCCATCAAAATAACTGCTCTCTGCTTGATGACTGAAAATTTCCCTACaataataacaaaacaaaaaatgagTTCTTACGAAATATCTTGTAACATGAAGTAAACTAACTATAAGAAACaatgataaaataaacaaagGAAAATAAAGCTTATCTCGTGTAAGTAACTCCAAAAGTGACCTTGAAAATCTCCATATATAAGCACCAAgtaaaacaaacaaaacaaaacaaaaagtacCATACTATTACATAACATAcacaaacataaaaaataatcttaataaaattaaattaccaataattagtatatactatagttaattaatttaatagtaataaaaacttttaaaaattttaaaattcctaTTAACACcataaaaaataactaacttaagatttgaaaaaagattctcaaaaatcaaaataaattaaaaggtagaagaaaagaaaataataataataataataataataataataataataattgaaattacaATTTAGTTTCTTActtagttatttttaaaaaagttaaaataaactactaaataataaattaaattaaaaactttACTATGAAAAACTAGAGAAA
Encoded here:
- the LOC115708849 gene encoding uncharacterized protein LOC115708849 isoform X1, which translates into the protein MCSQPTISYSPDYKTFKFNAKNEGMREAKAVDKKGLVEHDICDVRSEDCGLTHNPPPDEKENGNVTSKALEVTQDNLNGNHKGQHTCAPNNSEDSKRRKSQLTRKGSMECELPELVVFFQESSYNFVKDMSMDKKFPCKEKCLVDSCVHESDADRQSKPVEQTMEPLSSFILKASKPTDQEKDHGDDGTKQLGFTNLVTEDLDSSASDGISFRKATKEIIPESQLVVQKVQKSALTIDNNKNKDTSQTSSVTILKEVKSGKSSCGSDLATTSGTEEPPLGAVCHQQLAETGHTTRRHENEISQSFTEQGQSHQKYCNEEPTHPSGRMSHQVSASPSFRSTSHRSNSSTTSSRSFAFPIRLAAEWHGSPEQMVKPEKRPLKKRQGKCCSILCCKF
- the LOC115708849 gene encoding uncharacterized protein LOC115708849 isoform X2, whose product is MCSQPTISYSPDYKTFKFNAKNEGMREAKAVDKKGLVEHDICDVRSEDCGLTHNPPPDEKENGNVTSKALEVTQDNLNGNHKGQHTCAPNNSEDSKRRKSQLTRKGSMECELPELVVFFQESSYNFVKDMSMDKKFPCKEKCLVDSCVHESDADRQSKPVEQTMEPLSSFILKASKPTDQEKDHGDDGTKQLGFTNLVTEDLDSSASDGISFRKATKEIIPESQLVVQKVQKSALTIDNNKNKDTSQTSSVTILKEVKSGKSSCGSDLATTSGTEEPPLGAVCHQQLAETGHTTRRHENEISQSFTEQGQSHQKYCNEEPTHPSGRMSHQVSASPSFRSTSHRSNSSTTSSRSFAFPILAAEWHGSPEQMVKPEKRPLKKRQGKCCSILCCKF
- the LOC115708849 gene encoding uncharacterized protein LOC115708849 isoform X3; its protein translation is MREAKAVDKKGLVEHDICDVRSEDCGLTHNPPPDEKENGNVTSKALEVTQDNLNGNHKGQHTCAPNNSEDSKRRKSQLTRKGSMECELPELVVFFQESSYNFVKDMSMDKKFPCKEKCLVDSCVHESDADRQSKPVEQTMEPLSSFILKASKPTDQEKDHGDDGTKQLGFTNLVTEDLDSSASDGISFRKATKEIIPESQLVVQKVQKSALTIDNNKNKDTSQTSSVTILKEVKSGKSSCGSDLATTSGTEEPPLGAVCHQQLAETGHTTRRHENEISQSFTEQGQSHQKYCNEEPTHPSGRMSHQVSASPSFRSTSHRSNSSTTSSRSFAFPILAAEWHGSPEQMVKPEKRPLKKRQGKCCSILCCKF